Proteins found in one Triticum urartu cultivar G1812 chromosome 4, Tu2.1, whole genome shotgun sequence genomic segment:
- the LOC125553319 gene encoding zingipain-2-like translates to MAGTKMTTPFLLLLLIALMSSVVAARELAGGEEAAMQARHEEWMAKHGRKYKDDAEKALRFQVFKANSELVARSNADGTKKYHLAVNKFADLTSKEFAARYTGFKPAPPGPKMLPGFKYENVSLSAADEQGVDWRTTGAVTGVKYQGRCGCCWAFSAVAAVEGIHQITTGQLVSLSEQQLLDCTTENHGCGGGFMTSAFEYIVDNGGITTEDAYPYVTAQGRCDSDATQPAATIRGYQVVPANNEDALAAAVANQPVSVGIDGKQPSFQMYNGGIMTGDACGTEINHAVTLVGYGVEQDGTSYWLIKNSWGQNWGEGGYMKLQRGTGACGVDMLASYPVA, encoded by the exons ATGGCAGGGACCAAGATGACCACCCCTTTCTTGCTGCTGCTCCTCATTGCCCTAATGAGCAGCGTGGTCGCGGCCCGTGAgttggccggcggcgaggaggcggcgatgCAGGCGCGCCACGAGGAGTGGATGGCCAAGCACGGGCGCAAGTACAAGGACGACGCAGAGAAGGCGCTGCGCTTCCAGGTGTTCAAGGCCAACTCCGAGCTTGTCGCCAGGTCCAACGCCGACGGCACCAAGAAGTACCACCTGGCCGTCAACAAGTTCGCCGACCTGACCAGCAAGGAGTTCGCCGCCAGGTACACCGGGTTCAAGCCCGCGCCGCCGGGACCCAAAATGCTGCCGGGATTCAAGTACGAGAACGTCAGCCTCTCCGCCGCTGACGAGCAGGGCGTTGACTGGAGGACCACAGGCGCAGTTACCGGTGTAAAGTACCAAGGACGGTGTG GATGCTGCTGGGCCTTCTCAGCGGTGGCTGCCGTGGAGGGCATCCACCAGATCACCACCGGCCAGCTGGTCTCCCTCTCGGAGCAGCAGCTGCTCGACTGCACCACCGAGAACCACGGGTGCGGCGGCGGCTTCATGACCTCTGCCTTCGAGTACATAGTGGACAACGGAGGCATCACCACCGAGGACGCCTACCCATACGTCACGGCCCAAGGCAGGTGCGACTCCGATGCCACGCAGCCGGCCGCCACCATCCGCGGCTACCAGGTCGTGCCCGCCAACAACGAGGAcgcgctcgccgccgccgtcgctaACCAGCCCGTGTCCGTCGGCATCGATGGAAAGCAGCCGAGCTTCCAGATGTACAATGGCGGCATCATGACCGGCGACGCCTGCGGCACAGAAATTAACCACGCGGTCACCCTGGTGGGCTACGGTGTCGAGCAGGATGGGACAAGCTACTGGCTCATCAAGAACTCGTGGGGCCAAAACTGGGGAGAAGGAGGCTACATGAAGCTCCAGAGAGGCACGGGCGCCTGCGGCGTTGACATGCTGGCATCTTACCCTGTCGCGTGA